One genomic window of Citrobacter sp. Marseille-Q6884 includes the following:
- the artM gene encoding arginine ABC transporter permease ArtM yields MLEYLPELLKGLHTSLTLTVASIVVALVLALIFTVILTLKTPVLVWLVRAYITLFTGTPLLVQIFLIYYGPGQFPALQEYPVLWHLLSEPWLCALIALSLNSAAYTTQLFYGAIRAIPEGQWQSCGALGMSKKDTLAILLPYAFKRALSSYSNEVVLVFKSTSLAYTITLMEVMGYSQLLYGRTYDVMVFGAAGVIYLIVNGLLTLMMRLIERKALAFEHRN; encoded by the coding sequence ATGCTTGAGTATTTACCTGAATTGCTGAAAGGGTTGCATACCAGCCTGACGCTAACGGTCGCGTCCATCGTGGTGGCTCTGGTTCTGGCGCTGATTTTCACCGTTATTCTGACGCTGAAAACGCCGGTGCTGGTGTGGCTGGTTCGCGCCTATATCACGCTGTTTACCGGTACGCCGCTGCTGGTGCAAATCTTCCTGATCTACTACGGACCGGGGCAGTTTCCTGCGTTGCAGGAGTACCCGGTGCTCTGGCATCTGCTGTCCGAACCGTGGTTGTGCGCGTTGATTGCGTTGTCGTTAAACAGTGCGGCATACACCACGCAGCTGTTCTATGGCGCGATCCGTGCAATCCCGGAAGGCCAATGGCAGTCCTGCGGCGCGTTGGGGATGAGCAAAAAGGATACGCTGGCGATTCTGTTGCCGTACGCCTTTAAACGTGCCCTCTCCTCTTATTCCAACGAAGTCGTGCTGGTGTTCAAAAGTACCTCGCTGGCGTATACCATCACGCTGATGGAAGTCATGGGCTATAGCCAGTTGTTATATGGTCGCACCTATGACGTCATGGTCTTTGGCGCAGCGGGTGTCATTTATCTGATCGTTAACGGTCTACTGACGCTGATGATGCGCTTAATCGAACGCAAAGCGCTGGCGTTTGAACACCGCAATTAG
- the artQ gene encoding arginine ABC transporter permease ArtQ has translation MNEFFPLASAAGMTVGLAVCALIIGLALAMFFAVWESVKWRPVAWAGSALVTILRGLPEILVVLFIYFGSSQLLLTLADGFTINLGVVQIPIQMQIENFDVSPFLCGVIALSLLYAAYASQTLRGALKAVPLGQWESGQALGLSKTAIFFRLVMPQMWRHALPGLGNQWLVLLKDTALVSLISVNDLMLQTKSIATRTQEPFTWYIVAAAIYLVITLVSQYILKRIDLRATRFERRPG, from the coding sequence ATGAATGAATTTTTTCCTTTAGCAAGCGCCGCCGGGATGACCGTCGGCCTTGCCGTTTGTGCGCTGATCATTGGCCTCGCGCTCGCCATGTTTTTTGCCGTCTGGGAGTCCGTTAAATGGCGTCCGGTGGCATGGGCAGGGTCAGCGCTGGTCACTATCCTGCGCGGGCTACCGGAAATTCTGGTCGTTCTGTTTATCTATTTTGGTTCCTCTCAGCTCCTGCTAACGCTGGCGGATGGTTTTACGATCAATCTCGGGGTCGTACAGATCCCCATTCAGATGCAGATCGAAAACTTTGATGTCAGCCCGTTCCTGTGCGGCGTCATTGCGTTGTCATTGCTGTATGCGGCCTATGCGTCGCAAACGCTGCGTGGCGCGCTGAAAGCCGTTCCGCTCGGGCAATGGGAATCAGGTCAGGCGCTGGGGTTATCGAAGACGGCAATCTTCTTTCGGCTGGTCATGCCGCAAATGTGGCGCCATGCTCTGCCGGGGCTGGGTAACCAATGGCTGGTGCTCCTGAAAGATACCGCGCTGGTCAGCCTTATCAGCGTGAACGATCTGATGCTGCAGACCAAGAGTATTGCGACCCGTACCCAGGAGCCATTTACCTGGTACATCGTCGCAGCGGCTATTTATCTGGTGATTACGCTGGTGAGTCAGTACATTCTCAAACGCATTGACCTGCGCGCGACACGTTTTGAACGGAGACCGGGCTGA
- the artI gene encoding arginine ABC transporter substrate-binding protein ArtI: MKKVLIAALIAGFSLSATAAQTIRFATEASYPPFESIDANNKIVGFDVDLANALCKEIDATCTFTNQAFDSLIPSLKFRRFDAVMAGMDITPEREKQVLFTTPYYDNSALFVGQQGKFTSIDQLKGKKVGVQNGTTHQKFIMDKHPEVTTVPYDSYQNAKLDLQNGRIDGVFGDTAVVTEWLKDNPKLTAIGDKVTDKDYFGTGLGIAVRQGNTELQQKFNAALEKVKKDGTYETIYNKWFQK; this comes from the coding sequence ATGAAAAAAGTTCTGATTGCCGCGCTAATCGCAGGTTTTAGCCTTTCCGCTACCGCAGCCCAAACCATTCGTTTCGCAACCGAAGCGTCTTATCCTCCGTTTGAATCCATCGATGCAAATAACAAGATCGTGGGCTTTGACGTTGATCTGGCAAATGCGCTGTGTAAAGAGATTGACGCCACCTGTACCTTCACCAACCAGGCATTCGATAGTCTGATCCCAAGCCTGAAATTCCGTCGTTTTGACGCGGTAATGGCCGGGATGGATATCACGCCAGAGCGTGAAAAACAGGTGCTGTTCACCACCCCTTACTACGACAACTCTGCACTGTTTGTGGGTCAACAGGGTAAATTCACCAGCATTGACCAGCTGAAAGGCAAGAAAGTCGGCGTACAAAACGGTACCACGCACCAGAAATTCATCATGGATAAACATCCAGAAGTGACCACCGTGCCGTACGACAGCTATCAAAATGCCAAACTCGATCTGCAAAACGGTCGTATCGATGGCGTCTTTGGTGATACCGCAGTGGTGACCGAATGGCTGAAAGACAATCCGAAACTGACCGCCATCGGCGATAAAGTCACGGATAAAGACTATTTCGGTACCGGTCTGGGCATCGCCGTACGCCAGGGCAACACCGAGCTGCAGCAGAAATTTAACGCTGCACTGGAAAAAGTGAAGAAAGATGGGACGTACGAAACCATCTACAACAAATGGTTCCAGAAGTAA
- the artP gene encoding arginine ABC transporter ATP-binding protein ArtP gives MSIQLNGINCFYGAHQALFDITLDCPQGETLVLLGPSGAGKSSLLRVLNLLEMPRSGTLSIAGNRFDFTKSPSDKAIRELRQNVGMVFQQYNLWPHLTVQQNLIEAPCRVLGLSKEQALARAEKLLERLRLKPYSDRYPLHLSGGQQQRVAIARALMMEPQVLLFDEPTAALDPEITAQIVSIIRELAETKITQVIVTHEVEVARKTASRVVYMENGHIVEFGDASCFANPQTEAFKNYLSH, from the coding sequence ATGAGTATTCAATTAAACGGCATTAATTGCTTCTATGGCGCACATCAGGCGCTGTTCGATATCACGCTGGATTGCCCTCAGGGCGAAACACTGGTGTTACTTGGCCCAAGTGGAGCCGGGAAAAGCTCGCTACTGCGCGTACTCAATCTGCTTGAGATGCCGCGTTCGGGCACGCTCTCTATTGCAGGTAACCGTTTTGACTTCACCAAATCCCCTTCGGATAAAGCCATTCGTGAGCTGCGTCAGAACGTGGGCATGGTCTTTCAGCAATATAATCTTTGGCCGCACCTTACCGTGCAGCAAAACCTGATTGAAGCCCCCTGCCGCGTGCTCGGTCTGTCGAAGGAGCAAGCGCTGGCTCGTGCCGAGAAATTGCTGGAACGTCTGCGACTGAAGCCTTACAGCGATCGCTATCCACTGCATCTCTCCGGCGGTCAGCAACAGCGTGTGGCGATTGCCCGTGCGTTGATGATGGAACCGCAGGTACTGCTGTTTGATGAACCGACCGCAGCACTTGACCCGGAAATTACAGCACAAATCGTCAGCATCATCCGTGAGCTGGCGGAAACCAAGATTACTCAGGTGATCGTCACCCACGAAGTGGAAGTTGCGCGTAAAACGGCCAGTCGTGTGGTGTATATGGAAAACGGTCATATCGTCGAGTTTGGGGATGCGAGCTGCTTTGCCAACCCGCAAACCGAAGCATTTAAAAACTATCTCTCTCACTAA
- a CDS encoding lipoprotein, with product MRYPKLSLLVPCALLLSACTTVTPAYKDNGPRSGSCVEGGPDSVAQQFYDYRIQHRSNDITALRPYLSDNLAKLLTDASRDNAHRELFNSDPFSSRATLPDSASVASASTIPNSDARNIPLRVELKQGTQTWRDEVLMIHEGQCWVVDDVRYLGGSVHAPAGTLRQSVENR from the coding sequence ATGCGCTACCCGAAACTCTCTCTGCTGGTTCCCTGTGCATTACTTCTCAGCGCCTGTACGACTGTCACCCCTGCCTATAAAGATAACGGTCCTCGTAGCGGTTCATGCGTGGAAGGCGGGCCGGACAGCGTAGCCCAGCAATTCTATGATTACCGCATTCAGCACCGTAGCAATGACATCACCGCACTTCGCCCCTATTTGAGTGACAACCTGGCGAAACTGCTGACCGATGCCAGCCGTGATAACGCCCACCGCGAGCTGTTTAACAGCGATCCCTTCTCCAGCCGCGCCACGTTACCGGATAGCGCCAGCGTAGCCAGTGCATCGACGATTCCGAATAGTGATGCACGCAATATCCCGCTGCGCGTGGAGTTGAAACAGGGTACCCAGACCTGGCGTGATGAAGTTCTGATGATCCATGAAGGTCAATGTTGGGTCGTGGACGATGTCCGTTACCTGGGAGGCAGCGTACACGCTCCAGCCGGGACGCTACGCCAGTCTGTCGAAAATCGTTAA
- a CDS encoding DUF6056 family protein: MLKSLPKILIVLLAFIAIFTIKWFTPFHSDDYRYYLLGLSPAAHFHHYMSWSGRFVADYISSLILSTQSQFIYSVAAGLSTIAFCYFIVKTPSGTLRWSKHDFILFPLVFFTYWISNPNLGQTTFWTVGAANYLWTNLFVAAWLFHIYNITAKNIKKTNPLIVLLSFMAGCSTESVSPFVSLLSILAIIFKIWREKSVSLNMIIYSISTILGSCILILSPGNFVRASSEGAWYARPIFERISFHITERVHTHLALILICYTILFLLVMLVIFNKQIRVKIDRGNLVYARLVICVGLGTSLIMFASPTYPPRVMNGTFMFFLFAISFLAHGLLTSGVRTGVIGTVVVTILCGITFTKSYNLMYHTYEKIDGQERVRQRVINHEIATGKQIFDIPNYYFVKLQNSGAQFDSYHAPAVYGDYYGVQAINKKNVGFDFSVIATGKQKKLTNNATAYSNTKGDLVIISQEPLTSQISVTVSGVLKNIHLEKLKQAEINDEFWYYASIDKGHVSEISL; encoded by the coding sequence ATGTTAAAGTCATTACCCAAAATACTGATCGTATTGTTAGCATTTATTGCTATTTTTACCATTAAATGGTTCACCCCCTTTCACTCTGATGATTACCGTTATTATCTGTTAGGTCTATCACCTGCAGCCCATTTCCATCACTATATGAGCTGGAGTGGTCGGTTCGTCGCTGATTATATCAGTTCACTTATTCTTTCCACACAATCACAATTTATATACTCCGTTGCTGCCGGACTTTCCACGATTGCATTCTGCTACTTCATTGTAAAAACCCCTTCGGGTACTTTACGTTGGTCTAAACATGACTTTATTTTATTTCCACTAGTCTTTTTCACCTACTGGATTTCTAATCCAAACTTAGGGCAGACAACATTTTGGACCGTAGGTGCAGCAAATTACCTTTGGACAAATCTATTTGTCGCAGCGTGGTTATTTCACATTTACAACATCACAGCAAAAAACATAAAAAAAACAAACCCACTGATTGTCCTTCTTAGTTTTATGGCTGGTTGTTCTACTGAGAGCGTATCTCCATTTGTATCCCTACTCTCTATACTTGCTATTATTTTTAAAATATGGCGAGAAAAATCAGTTTCTTTAAATATGATTATCTATAGCATCAGCACAATCTTAGGCTCCTGCATCTTAATTCTCTCACCAGGTAATTTTGTCCGCGCCAGCAGTGAGGGGGCATGGTATGCACGCCCTATTTTTGAACGTATTTCTTTTCACATTACTGAGAGAGTCCATACCCATCTGGCCCTTATATTGATTTGCTATACCATTCTATTTCTACTTGTTATGCTGGTTATTTTTAATAAGCAGATTCGTGTAAAAATTGATAGGGGCAATCTAGTTTATGCGAGATTGGTTATATGCGTCGGTTTGGGAACATCATTAATCATGTTCGCATCACCGACCTATCCTCCCAGGGTTATGAACGGTACGTTTATGTTCTTCCTGTTCGCTATTTCCTTTCTGGCACATGGATTATTAACAAGTGGTGTTAGAACTGGCGTAATCGGTACTGTCGTAGTCACCATATTATGCGGTATAACTTTCACTAAGTCTTATAATTTAATGTACCATACATACGAGAAAATAGATGGACAGGAAAGAGTAAGGCAAAGGGTCATTAATCATGAAATAGCTACCGGGAAACAAATATTCGATATCCCCAACTACTACTTTGTAAAATTACAAAATAGTGGCGCCCAGTTTGATTCCTACCACGCCCCTGCCGTTTACGGTGATTACTATGGCGTTCAAGCTATTAACAAAAAAAATGTAGGATTTGACTTTTCCGTTATCGCGACAGGCAAGCAGAAAAAGTTAACTAACAATGCTACAGCATACAGTAATACCAAAGGTGATTTAGTCATCATCAGCCAGGAACCTCTTACGTCACAGATTTCAGTAACAGTGAGTGGCGTACTGAAGAATATTCATCTCGAGAAGTTGAAGCAGGCAGAAATCAATGATGAATTCTGGTACTACGCTTCTATAGATAAAGGTCACGTCTCAGAAATTTCTCTTTGA
- a CDS encoding GtrA family protein, which produces MLKLFTKYASIGVLNTALHWIIFSLCVYGLHKSQALANVVGFSVAVSFSFFINAKFTFKSTASTTRYILYVGFMGTLSAAIGWTADSCSLPPIVTLIFFSALSLLSGFLYSKLIIFREVK; this is translated from the coding sequence ATGTTAAAATTATTTACAAAATACGCTTCAATTGGTGTCCTTAATACGGCACTACATTGGATCATATTTTCCTTGTGTGTCTACGGATTACACAAAAGCCAAGCTCTCGCAAACGTGGTCGGTTTTTCAGTGGCGGTCAGTTTTAGTTTTTTTATTAATGCTAAATTTACGTTCAAATCCACTGCATCAACAACCAGATATATACTTTATGTAGGATTTATGGGAACGCTTAGTGCGGCTATTGGCTGGACTGCTGACTCATGCTCGCTCCCACCCATTGTTACTCTTATATTTTTCTCTGCCCTCAGCCTTCTTAGTGGTTTTTTATATTCAAAACTTATTATTTTTAGGGAAGTGAAATGA
- a CDS encoding heavy metal-binding domain-containing protein: MQFSTTPTLEGQSIVEYCGVVTGEAILGANIFRDFFAGIRDIVGGRSGAYEKELRKAREIAFQELGEQAKALGADAVVGIDIDYETVGKDGSMLMVSVSGTAVKTRR; the protein is encoded by the coding sequence ATGCAGTTTTCGACCACCCCTACGCTGGAAGGGCAGAGCATCGTGGAATACTGCGGTGTGGTCACCGGCGAAGCCATTTTAGGCGCCAATATCTTCCGTGATTTCTTTGCGGGAATTCGCGACATTGTCGGCGGTCGCTCCGGCGCGTATGAAAAAGAGTTGCGTAAAGCGCGTGAAATCGCCTTTCAGGAACTCGGAGAACAGGCGAAAGCGCTGGGTGCAGACGCGGTCGTCGGGATCGATATCGATTACGAAACCGTGGGTAAAGACGGCAGCATGCTGATGGTCAGCGTCAGTGGCACTGCGGTGAAAACCCGCCGATGA
- a CDS encoding N-acetylmuramoyl-L-alanine amidase, with product MKRLLWLLALTLLLAGCASEKGIVDKDGYQLDTRRQAQAAYPRIKVLVIHYTADDFDSSLATLTDKNVSSHYLIPAVPPLYHGKPRIWQLVPEKDLAWHAGISFWRGATRINDTSIGIELENRGWQKSAGMKYFAPFEPAQIQALIPLAKDIIARYDIKPQNVVAHADVAPQRKDDPGPLFPWRELAAQGIGAWPDAQRVTFYLAGRAPHSPVETASLLDLLSRYGYEVKPEMTPREQQRVIMAFQMHFRPALWNGVADAETQAIAEALLEKYGQG from the coding sequence ATGAAGCGTTTGTTGTGGCTGCTGGCATTGACGCTGTTACTGGCAGGATGCGCGAGCGAAAAAGGTATCGTGGATAAAGACGGGTATCAACTGGATACCCGCCGTCAGGCCCAGGCGGCTTATCCACGCATAAAAGTGCTGGTTATCCATTACACCGCAGACGATTTTGACTCTTCTCTGGCGACGCTGACGGATAAAAACGTCAGTTCGCACTATCTGATCCCGGCCGTGCCGCCGCTCTACCACGGAAAACCGCGTATCTGGCAACTGGTGCCGGAAAAAGATCTGGCCTGGCATGCCGGTATCAGTTTCTGGCGTGGCGCCACGCGGATCAACGATACGTCGATTGGTATTGAGCTGGAAAACCGTGGCTGGCAGAAATCCGCGGGGATGAAGTATTTTGCCCCGTTTGAGCCCGCGCAGATCCAGGCGTTGATCCCTCTGGCAAAGGACATTATTGCCCGCTACGACATAAAACCACAAAACGTGGTGGCGCATGCCGATGTTGCCCCCCAGCGTAAAGATGATCCTGGCCCTTTGTTTCCGTGGCGCGAACTGGCGGCACAAGGTATTGGTGCATGGCCGGATGCGCAGCGCGTGACGTTTTATCTCGCCGGGCGTGCGCCCCATTCACCGGTAGAAACAGCATCACTGCTCGATCTGCTATCGCGCTATGGCTACGAGGTAAAACCGGAGATGACGCCACGTGAGCAGCAGCGAGTGATTATGGCGTTTCAGATGCACTTCCGCCCGGCCTTGTGGAACGGCGTGGCGGATGCAGAAACACAGGCGATTGCCGAAGCGCTACTGGAAAAATACGGACAGGGTTAA
- a CDS encoding NAD-dependent epimerase/dehydratase family protein translates to MKVLVTGATSGLGRNAVEFLRNKGISVRATGRNEAMGKLLEKMGAEFVHADLTELVSSQAKVMLAGIDTLWHCSSFTSPWGTQEAFDLANVRATRRLGEWAVAWGVRNFIHISSPSLYFDYHHHRDIKEDFRPHRFANEFARSKAAGEDVIALLAQANPQTRFTVLRPQSLFGPHDKVFIPRLAHMMHHYGSILLPHGGSALVDMTYYENAVHAMWLASQEACDKLPSGRAYNITNGEHRTLRSIVQKLIDELNIDCRIRSVPYPMLDMIARSMERLGNKSAKEPKLTHYGVSKLNFDFTLDTTRAQEELGYQPVITLDEGIERTAAWLRDHGKLPR, encoded by the coding sequence ATGAAGGTACTGGTTACCGGAGCCACCAGCGGCTTGGGCCGAAACGCGGTAGAATTTTTACGCAATAAAGGCATCAGCGTCAGAGCCACCGGTCGCAACGAAGCGATGGGTAAGCTGCTGGAGAAAATGGGTGCAGAATTTGTGCATGCGGATTTGACCGAGCTGGTCTCTTCGCAGGCGAAAGTCATGCTCGCAGGCATTGATACGCTGTGGCACTGCTCCAGTTTTACCTCGCCGTGGGGAACGCAGGAAGCCTTCGATCTGGCCAATGTCCGCGCGACCCGCCGTCTGGGTGAATGGGCCGTCGCCTGGGGCGTGCGTAACTTTATTCATATCTCCTCACCGTCACTCTACTTTGATTATCACCATCATCGCGATATCAAAGAGGACTTCCGTCCCCATCGCTTCGCCAACGAATTTGCCCGCAGTAAAGCCGCAGGTGAAGACGTTATTGCACTGCTGGCCCAGGCCAACCCGCAAACCCGCTTTACGGTTCTGCGTCCGCAAAGTCTGTTCGGCCCTCACGATAAAGTCTTTATTCCTCGTCTGGCGCACATGATGCACCACTACGGCAGCATCCTGTTACCGCATGGCGGCAGCGCGCTGGTGGATATGACGTATTATGAGAATGCCGTTCACGCGATGTGGCTGGCAAGTCAGGAAGCCTGCGATAAGCTACCGTCGGGTCGCGCGTATAACATTACCAATGGCGAGCATCGCACCCTGCGCAGTATCGTGCAAAAGCTTATCGACGAACTCAATATTGATTGTCGCATTCGCTCCGTTCCTTATCCGATGCTGGACATGATTGCGCGCAGTATGGAACGGCTGGGCAACAAATCGGCTAAAGAGCCGAAGCTCACGCACTACGGGGTTTCGAAGCTAAACTTTGACTTTACTCTGGATACCACCCGCGCCCAGGAAGAGTTAGGCTACCAGCCAGTGATCACGCTGGATGAAGGTATTGAACGTACCGCGGCCTGGCTACGCGACCACGGTAAATTGCCGCGTTAA
- a CDS encoding SDR family oxidoreductase — translation MPQRILVLGASGYIGQHLVQALSQQGHQVLAAARRIERLEKQQLVNVSCHKIDLNWPDNLLPLLTGVDTVYYLVHGMGEGGDFIAHERQVALNVRDALRNTPVKQLIFLSSLQAPKHEQSDHLRARQITADTLRGSGVPVTELRAGIIVGAGSAAFEVMRDMVYNLPVLTPPRWVRSRTTPIALENLLHYLVALLDHPTSEHRILEAAGPQVLSYQQQFEHFMAVSGKHRLLIPIPFPTRWISVWFLNVITSVPPTTAKALIQGLKHDLLADDSELRALIPQKLITFDDAVRSTLKEEEKLVNSSDWGYDAQAFARWRPEYGYFAKQAGFSVNTSASLSALWQVVNRLGGKEGYFFGNILWKTRAAMDLLVGHKLAKGRPQRPLLQVGDTVDSWKVIIVEPEKQLTLLFGMKAPGLGRLSFTLEDKGSHRRIDVRAWWHPHGMPGLFYWLLMIPAHLFIFRGMARRIAKLAEQITD, via the coding sequence GTGCCGCAACGGATTTTGGTTCTGGGTGCCAGTGGCTACATTGGTCAGCATCTGGTGCAAGCGCTCAGCCAGCAAGGGCATCAGGTTCTGGCGGCGGCACGTCGCATTGAGCGGCTGGAAAAGCAACAACTGGTCAACGTCAGTTGCCATAAGATCGATCTCAACTGGCCGGATAACCTGCTTCCCCTGCTGACCGGAGTCGATACGGTCTATTATCTGGTGCACGGGATGGGCGAAGGCGGCGATTTTATCGCCCACGAGCGTCAGGTCGCACTGAATGTCCGTGATGCGCTGCGTAACACGCCTGTTAAGCAACTGATTTTCCTCAGTTCATTGCAGGCGCCTAAACATGAGCAATCCGATCATCTGCGCGCCCGCCAGATAACGGCAGACACCCTGCGCGGCTCCGGTGTGCCCGTGACGGAGTTACGGGCGGGAATCATCGTAGGGGCAGGCTCAGCCGCGTTTGAAGTGATGCGTGACATGGTCTACAACCTGCCCGTACTCACGCCGCCGCGCTGGGTACGTTCACGCACCACGCCAATTGCACTGGAAAACTTGCTGCACTATCTGGTCGCCTTGCTGGATCACCCCACAAGCGAACATCGTATTCTCGAAGCCGCAGGGCCACAGGTATTAAGCTACCAGCAACAGTTCGAGCATTTTATGGCAGTTAGCGGCAAGCATCGCCTGCTCATCCCGATCCCCTTTCCCACTCGCTGGATCTCCGTCTGGTTTTTAAATGTGATCACCTCGGTTCCTCCGACGACGGCAAAAGCGCTGATACAGGGGCTAAAACACGATCTGCTGGCCGATGACAGCGAACTCCGTGCGCTGATCCCGCAAAAGCTGATCACCTTCGATGATGCGGTACGCAGTACGCTCAAAGAAGAAGAGAAGCTGGTCAACTCCAGTGATTGGGGTTACGACGCACAAGCCTTCGCACGCTGGCGTCCTGAATATGGCTATTTCGCCAAGCAGGCCGGTTTTAGCGTGAATACTTCCGCCAGCCTCAGCGCACTGTGGCAGGTGGTGAACCGACTCGGCGGCAAAGAAGGTTATTTCTTTGGCAATATTCTGTGGAAAACGCGCGCGGCGATGGATCTGTTAGTGGGACATAAGCTGGCAAAAGGTCGGCCGCAGCGTCCACTTTTACAGGTCGGTGATACCGTTGATAGCTGGAAAGTCATTATCGTCGAGCCGGAAAAGCAGCTCACATTGCTGTTTGGTATGAAGGCCCCGGGCCTGGGTCGCCTGAGTTTTACGCTGGAAGATAAAGGCAGCCACCGCCGTATTGACGTTCGCGCCTGGTGGCATCCTCATGGCATGCCGGGCCTTTTCTACTGGCTGCTGATGATCCCGGCTCATCTGTTCATTTTCAGGGGGATGGCCAGGCGCATCGCGAAACTTGCAGAACAAATCACAGATTAA
- the ltaE gene encoding low-specificity L-threonine aldolase, producing the protein MIDLRSDTVTRPSRAMLEAMMTAPVGDDVYGDDPTVNALQQYAAELSGKEAAIFLPTGTQANLVALLSHCERGEEYIAGQGAHNYLYEAGGAAVLGSIQPQPIDAAPDGSLPLDKVAAKIKADDIHFARTRLLSLENTHNGKVLPREYLKEAWEFTRERNLALHVDGARIFNAVVAYGCELKEITQYCDSFTICLSKGLGTPVGSLLVGSHDYIKRAIRWRKMTGGGMRQAGILAAAGLYALKNNVARLQDDHDNAAWMAEQLREAGADVMRHDTNMLFVRVGEEHATALGEYMKAHDVLINASPIVRLVMHLDASREQLAEVVAHWRAFLTR; encoded by the coding sequence GTGATCGATTTACGCAGTGATACCGTTACCCGGCCGAGCCGCGCCATGCTCGAAGCAATGATGACCGCCCCGGTCGGGGACGACGTGTACGGTGATGACCCTACCGTCAATGCCCTTCAACAATACGCCGCTGAGCTTTCTGGCAAAGAAGCGGCGATTTTCTTACCGACCGGTACCCAGGCTAACCTGGTTGCGTTACTCAGCCACTGTGAACGGGGTGAGGAGTACATCGCAGGCCAGGGGGCACATAACTATTTGTACGAGGCAGGCGGTGCCGCGGTGCTCGGCAGCATTCAGCCGCAGCCCATTGATGCTGCCCCGGACGGCTCTCTGCCACTGGATAAAGTGGCAGCCAAAATCAAGGCGGACGATATCCATTTTGCCCGTACGCGCCTGCTCAGTCTGGAAAACACCCACAACGGTAAAGTGTTGCCCCGTGAGTATCTGAAGGAGGCCTGGGAATTTACCCGTGAGCGAAATCTAGCGTTGCATGTTGATGGCGCACGTATTTTTAACGCCGTTGTCGCCTACGGCTGCGAGCTGAAAGAGATTACCCAATATTGCGACTCGTTCACCATTTGTCTCTCCAAAGGGCTGGGAACGCCGGTAGGCTCGCTGTTAGTCGGTAGCCATGACTACATTAAACGTGCCATTCGCTGGCGTAAAATGACCGGTGGCGGGATGCGTCAGGCCGGAATTCTGGCGGCAGCCGGACTGTATGCGCTGAAAAATAACGTGGCGCGTTTGCAGGACGATCATGACAACGCGGCCTGGATGGCAGAGCAGTTGCGTGAAGCGGGCGCAGATGTGATGCGTCACGACACCAATATGCTGTTTGTCCGCGTCGGTGAAGAGCATGCCACCGCACTGGGCGAGTATATGAAAGCGCATGATGTACTGATTAACGCCTCCCCGATCGTGCGCCTGGTGATGCATCTTGATGCCTCGCGTGAACAACTTGCTGAAGTCGTCGCCCACTGGCGCGCCTTTTTAACCCGCTAA